From Pongo pygmaeus isolate AG05252 chromosome 2, NHGRI_mPonPyg2-v2.0_pri, whole genome shotgun sequence, a single genomic window includes:
- the EPHB3 gene encoding ephrin type-B receptor 3 isoform X1 — MARAQPPPPPSPPPGLLPLLPQLLLLPLLLPAGCRALEETLMDTKWVTSELAWTSHPESGWEEVSGYDEAMNPIRTYQVCNVRESSQNNWLRTGFIWRRDVQRVYVELKFTVRDCNSIPNIPGSCKETFNLFYYEADSDVASASSPFWMENPYVKVDTIAPDESFSRLDAGRVNTKVRSFGPLSKAGFYLAFQDQGACMSLISVRAFYKKCASTTAGFALFPETLTGAEPTSLVIAPGTCIPNAVEVSVPLKLYCNGDGEWMVPVGACTCATGHEPAAKESQCRPCPPGSYKAKQGEGPCLPCPPNSRTTSPAASICACHNNFYRADSDSADSACTTVPSPPRGVISNVNETSLILEWSEPRDLGGRDDLLYNVICKKCHGAGGASACSRCDDNVEFVPRQLGLTERRVHISHLLAHTRYTFEVQAVNGVSGKSPLPPRYAAVNITTNQAAPSEVPTLRLHSSSGSSLTLSWAPPERPNGVILDYEMKYFEKSEGIASTVTSQMNSVQLDGLRPDARYVVQVRARTVAGYGQYSRPAEFETTSERGSGAQQLQEQLPLIVGSATAGLVVVVAVVVIAIVCLRKQRHGSDSEYTEKLQQYIAPGMKVYIDPFTYEDPNEAVREFAKEIDVSCVKIEEVIGAGEFGEVCRGRLKQPGRREVFVAIKTLKVGYTERQRRDFLSEASIMGQFDHPNIIRLEGVVTKSRPVMILTEFMENCALDSFLRLNDGQFTVIQLVGMLRGIAAGMKYLSEMNYVHRDLAARNILVNSNLVCKVSDFGLSRFLEDDPSDPTYTSSLGGKIPIRWTAPEAIAYRKFTSASDVWSYGIVMWEVMSYGERPYWDMSNQDVINAVEQDYRLPPPMDCPTALHQLMLDCWVRDRNLRPKFSQIVNTLDKLIRNAASLKVIASAQSGMSQPLLDRTVPDYTTFTTVGDWLDAIKMGRYKESFVSAGFASFDLVAQMTAEDLLRIGVTLAGHQKKILSSIQDMRLQMNQTLPVQV; from the exons AGACCCTCATGGACACAAAATGGGTTACATCTGAGTTGGCGTGGACATCTCATCCAGAAAGTGGG TGGGAAGAGGTGAGTGGCTACGATGAGGCCATGAATCCCATCCGCACATACCAGGTGTGTAATGTGCGCGAGTCAAGCCAGAACAACTGGCTTCGCACGGGGTTCATCTGGCGGCGGGATGTGCAGCGGGTCTACGTGGAACTCAAGTTCACTGTGCGTGACTGCAACAGCATCCCCAACATCCCTGGCTCCTGCAAGGAGACCTTCAACCTCTTCTACTACGAGGCTGACAGCGAtgtggcctcagcctcctccccctTCTGGATGGAGAATCCCTACGTGAAAGTGGACACCATCGCACCCGATGAGAGCTTCTCGCGGCTCGATGCCGGCCGTGTCAACACCAAGGTGCGCAGCTTTGGGCCACTTTCCAAGGCTGGCTTCTACCTGGCCTTCCAGGACCAGGGCGCCTGCATGTCGCTCATCTCCGTGCGTGCCTTCTACAAGAAGTGTGCATCCACCACCGCAGGCTTCGCACTCTTCCCCGAGACCCTCACTGGGGCGGAGCCCACCTCACTGGTCATTGCTCCTGGCACCTGCATCCCTAACGCCGTGGAGGTGTCGGTGCCACTCAAGCTCTACTGCAACGGCGATGGGGAATGGATGGTGCCTGTGGGTGCCTGCACCTGTGCCACCGGCCATGAGCCAGCTGCCAAGGAGTCCCAGTGCCGCC CCTGTCCCCCTGGGAGCTACAAGGCGAAGCAGGGAGAGGGGCCCTGTCTCCCATGTCCCCCCAACAGCCGTACCACCTCCCCAGCTGCCAGCATCTGCGCCTGCCACAATAACTTCTACCGTGCAGACTCGGACTCTGCGGACAGTGCCTGCACCA CCGTGCCATCTCCACCCCGAGGTGTGATCTCCAACGTGAATGAAACCTCACTGATCCTTGAGTGGAGTGAGCCCCGGGACCTGGGTGGCCGGGATGACCTCCTGTACAATGTCATCTGCAAGAAGTGCCATGGGGCTGGAGGGGCCTCAGCCTGCTCACGCTGTGATGACAACGTGGAGTTTGTGCCTCGGCAGCTGGGCCTGACGGAGCGCCGGGTCCACATCAGCCATCTGCTGGCCCACACACGCTACACCTTTGAGGTGCAGGCGGTCAACGGTGTCTCGGGCAAGAGCCCTCTGCCGCCTCGTTATGCGGCTGTGAATATCACCACAAACCAGGCTG CCCCGTCTGAAGTGCCCACACTACGCCTGCACAGCAGCTCAGGCAGCAGCCTCACCCTATCCTGGGCACCCCCAGAGCGGCCCAACGGAGTCATTCTGGACTACGAGATGAAGTACTTTGAGAAG AGTGAGGGCATCGCCTCCACAGTGACCAGCCAGATGAACTCCGTGCAGCTGGACGGGCTTCGGCCCGACGCCCGCTATGTGGTCCAGGTCCGTGCCCGCACAGTAGCCGGCTATGGGCAGTACAGCCGCCCTGCCGAGTTTGAGACCACAAGTGAGAGAG GCTCCGGGGCCCAGCAGCTCCAGGAGCAGCTTCCCCTCATCGTGGGCTCCGCTACAGCTGGGCTTGTCGTCGTGGTGGCTGTCGTGGTCATCGCTATCGTCTGCCTCAG GAAGCAGCGACACGGCTCTGATTCGGAGTACACGGAGAAGCTGCAGCAGTACA TTGCTCCTGGAATGAAGGTTTACATTGACCCTTTTACCTACGAGGACCCTAATGAGGCTGTTCGGGAGTTTGCCAAGGAGATCGACGTGTCCTGCGTCAAGATCGAGGAGGTGATCGGAGCTG GGGAGTTTGGAGAAGTGTGCCGTGGTCGACTGAAACAGCCTGGCCGCCGAGAGGTGTTTGTGGCCATCAAGACGCTGAAGGTGGGCTACACCGAGAGGCAGCGGCGGGACTTCCTAAGTGAGGCCTCCATCATGGGTCAGTTTGATCACCCCAATATAATCCGGCTCGAGGGCGTGGTCACCAAAAGTCGGCCAGTTATGATCCTCACTGAGTTCATGGAAAACTGCGCCCTGGACTCCTTCCTCCGG CTCAACGATGGGCAGTTCACGGTCATCCAGCTGGTGGGCATGTTGCGGGGCATTGCTGCTGGCATGAAGTACCTGTCCGAGATGAACTATGTGCACCGTGACCTGGCTGCTCGCAACATCCTTGTCAACAGCAACCTGGTCTGCAAAGTCTCAGACTTTGGCCTCTCCCGCTTCCTGGAGGATGACCCCTCCGATCCTACCTACACCAGTTCCCTG GGAGGGAAGATCCCCATCCGCTGGACTGCCCCGGAGGCCATAGCCTATCGGAAGTTCACTTCTGCTAGTGATGTCTGGAGCTACGGAATTGTCATGTGGGAGGTCATGAGCTATGGAGAGCGACCCTACTGGGACATGAGCAACCAGGAT GTCATCAATGCCGTGGAGCAGGATTACCGGCTGCCACCACCCATGGACTGTCCCACAGCACTGCACCAGCTCATGCTGGACTGCTGGGTGCGGGACCGGAACCTCAGGCCCAAATTCTCCCAGATTGTCAATACCCTAGACAAGCTCATCCGCAATGCTGCCAGCCTCAAGGTCATCGCCAGCGCTCAGTCTGG CATGTCACAGCCCCTCCTGGACCGCACGGTCCCAGATTACACAACCTTCACGACCGTTGGTGATTGGCTGGATGCCATCAAGATGGGGCGGTACAAGGAGAGCTTCGTCAGTGCGGGGTTTGCATCATTTGACCTGGTGGCCCAGATGACGGCAGA AGACCTGCTCCGTATTGGGGTCACCCTGGCCGGCCACCAGAAGAAGATCCTGAGCAGTATCCAGGACATGCGGCTGCAGATGAACCAGACGCTGCCTGTGCAGGTCTGA
- the EPHB3 gene encoding ephrin type-B receptor 3 isoform X2 yields MDTKWVTSELAWTSHPESGWEEVSGYDEAMNPIRTYQVCNVRESSQNNWLRTGFIWRRDVQRVYVELKFTVRDCNSIPNIPGSCKETFNLFYYEADSDVASASSPFWMENPYVKVDTIAPDESFSRLDAGRVNTKVRSFGPLSKAGFYLAFQDQGACMSLISVRAFYKKCASTTAGFALFPETLTGAEPTSLVIAPGTCIPNAVEVSVPLKLYCNGDGEWMVPVGACTCATGHEPAAKESQCRPCPPGSYKAKQGEGPCLPCPPNSRTTSPAASICACHNNFYRADSDSADSACTTVPSPPRGVISNVNETSLILEWSEPRDLGGRDDLLYNVICKKCHGAGGASACSRCDDNVEFVPRQLGLTERRVHISHLLAHTRYTFEVQAVNGVSGKSPLPPRYAAVNITTNQAAPSEVPTLRLHSSSGSSLTLSWAPPERPNGVILDYEMKYFEKSEGIASTVTSQMNSVQLDGLRPDARYVVQVRARTVAGYGQYSRPAEFETTSERGSGAQQLQEQLPLIVGSATAGLVVVVAVVVIAIVCLRKQRHGSDSEYTEKLQQYIAPGMKVYIDPFTYEDPNEAVREFAKEIDVSCVKIEEVIGAGEFGEVCRGRLKQPGRREVFVAIKTLKVGYTERQRRDFLSEASIMGQFDHPNIIRLEGVVTKSRPVMILTEFMENCALDSFLRLNDGQFTVIQLVGMLRGIAAGMKYLSEMNYVHRDLAARNILVNSNLVCKVSDFGLSRFLEDDPSDPTYTSSLGGKIPIRWTAPEAIAYRKFTSASDVWSYGIVMWEVMSYGERPYWDMSNQDVINAVEQDYRLPPPMDCPTALHQLMLDCWVRDRNLRPKFSQIVNTLDKLIRNAASLKVIASAQSGMSQPLLDRTVPDYTTFTTVGDWLDAIKMGRYKESFVSAGFASFDLVAQMTAEDLLRIGVTLAGHQKKILSSIQDMRLQMNQTLPVQV; encoded by the exons ATGGACACAAAATGGGTTACATCTGAGTTGGCGTGGACATCTCATCCAGAAAGTGGG TGGGAAGAGGTGAGTGGCTACGATGAGGCCATGAATCCCATCCGCACATACCAGGTGTGTAATGTGCGCGAGTCAAGCCAGAACAACTGGCTTCGCACGGGGTTCATCTGGCGGCGGGATGTGCAGCGGGTCTACGTGGAACTCAAGTTCACTGTGCGTGACTGCAACAGCATCCCCAACATCCCTGGCTCCTGCAAGGAGACCTTCAACCTCTTCTACTACGAGGCTGACAGCGAtgtggcctcagcctcctccccctTCTGGATGGAGAATCCCTACGTGAAAGTGGACACCATCGCACCCGATGAGAGCTTCTCGCGGCTCGATGCCGGCCGTGTCAACACCAAGGTGCGCAGCTTTGGGCCACTTTCCAAGGCTGGCTTCTACCTGGCCTTCCAGGACCAGGGCGCCTGCATGTCGCTCATCTCCGTGCGTGCCTTCTACAAGAAGTGTGCATCCACCACCGCAGGCTTCGCACTCTTCCCCGAGACCCTCACTGGGGCGGAGCCCACCTCACTGGTCATTGCTCCTGGCACCTGCATCCCTAACGCCGTGGAGGTGTCGGTGCCACTCAAGCTCTACTGCAACGGCGATGGGGAATGGATGGTGCCTGTGGGTGCCTGCACCTGTGCCACCGGCCATGAGCCAGCTGCCAAGGAGTCCCAGTGCCGCC CCTGTCCCCCTGGGAGCTACAAGGCGAAGCAGGGAGAGGGGCCCTGTCTCCCATGTCCCCCCAACAGCCGTACCACCTCCCCAGCTGCCAGCATCTGCGCCTGCCACAATAACTTCTACCGTGCAGACTCGGACTCTGCGGACAGTGCCTGCACCA CCGTGCCATCTCCACCCCGAGGTGTGATCTCCAACGTGAATGAAACCTCACTGATCCTTGAGTGGAGTGAGCCCCGGGACCTGGGTGGCCGGGATGACCTCCTGTACAATGTCATCTGCAAGAAGTGCCATGGGGCTGGAGGGGCCTCAGCCTGCTCACGCTGTGATGACAACGTGGAGTTTGTGCCTCGGCAGCTGGGCCTGACGGAGCGCCGGGTCCACATCAGCCATCTGCTGGCCCACACACGCTACACCTTTGAGGTGCAGGCGGTCAACGGTGTCTCGGGCAAGAGCCCTCTGCCGCCTCGTTATGCGGCTGTGAATATCACCACAAACCAGGCTG CCCCGTCTGAAGTGCCCACACTACGCCTGCACAGCAGCTCAGGCAGCAGCCTCACCCTATCCTGGGCACCCCCAGAGCGGCCCAACGGAGTCATTCTGGACTACGAGATGAAGTACTTTGAGAAG AGTGAGGGCATCGCCTCCACAGTGACCAGCCAGATGAACTCCGTGCAGCTGGACGGGCTTCGGCCCGACGCCCGCTATGTGGTCCAGGTCCGTGCCCGCACAGTAGCCGGCTATGGGCAGTACAGCCGCCCTGCCGAGTTTGAGACCACAAGTGAGAGAG GCTCCGGGGCCCAGCAGCTCCAGGAGCAGCTTCCCCTCATCGTGGGCTCCGCTACAGCTGGGCTTGTCGTCGTGGTGGCTGTCGTGGTCATCGCTATCGTCTGCCTCAG GAAGCAGCGACACGGCTCTGATTCGGAGTACACGGAGAAGCTGCAGCAGTACA TTGCTCCTGGAATGAAGGTTTACATTGACCCTTTTACCTACGAGGACCCTAATGAGGCTGTTCGGGAGTTTGCCAAGGAGATCGACGTGTCCTGCGTCAAGATCGAGGAGGTGATCGGAGCTG GGGAGTTTGGAGAAGTGTGCCGTGGTCGACTGAAACAGCCTGGCCGCCGAGAGGTGTTTGTGGCCATCAAGACGCTGAAGGTGGGCTACACCGAGAGGCAGCGGCGGGACTTCCTAAGTGAGGCCTCCATCATGGGTCAGTTTGATCACCCCAATATAATCCGGCTCGAGGGCGTGGTCACCAAAAGTCGGCCAGTTATGATCCTCACTGAGTTCATGGAAAACTGCGCCCTGGACTCCTTCCTCCGG CTCAACGATGGGCAGTTCACGGTCATCCAGCTGGTGGGCATGTTGCGGGGCATTGCTGCTGGCATGAAGTACCTGTCCGAGATGAACTATGTGCACCGTGACCTGGCTGCTCGCAACATCCTTGTCAACAGCAACCTGGTCTGCAAAGTCTCAGACTTTGGCCTCTCCCGCTTCCTGGAGGATGACCCCTCCGATCCTACCTACACCAGTTCCCTG GGAGGGAAGATCCCCATCCGCTGGACTGCCCCGGAGGCCATAGCCTATCGGAAGTTCACTTCTGCTAGTGATGTCTGGAGCTACGGAATTGTCATGTGGGAGGTCATGAGCTATGGAGAGCGACCCTACTGGGACATGAGCAACCAGGAT GTCATCAATGCCGTGGAGCAGGATTACCGGCTGCCACCACCCATGGACTGTCCCACAGCACTGCACCAGCTCATGCTGGACTGCTGGGTGCGGGACCGGAACCTCAGGCCCAAATTCTCCCAGATTGTCAATACCCTAGACAAGCTCATCCGCAATGCTGCCAGCCTCAAGGTCATCGCCAGCGCTCAGTCTGG CATGTCACAGCCCCTCCTGGACCGCACGGTCCCAGATTACACAACCTTCACGACCGTTGGTGATTGGCTGGATGCCATCAAGATGGGGCGGTACAAGGAGAGCTTCGTCAGTGCGGGGTTTGCATCATTTGACCTGGTGGCCCAGATGACGGCAGA AGACCTGCTCCGTATTGGGGTCACCCTGGCCGGCCACCAGAAGAAGATCCTGAGCAGTATCCAGGACATGCGGCTGCAGATGAACCAGACGCTGCCTGTGCAGGTCTGA